A portion of the Homo sapiens chromosome 16, GRCh38.p14 Primary Assembly genome contains these proteins:
- the JPT2 gene encoding jupiter microtubule associated homolog 2 isoform 5 (isoform 5 is encoded by transcript variant 5): MMRAMKPPGGESSNLFGSPEEATPSSRPNRMASNIFGPTEEPQNIPKRTNPPGGKGSGIFDESTPVQTRQHLNPPGGKTSDIFGSPVTATSRLAHPNKPKDHVFLCEGEEPKSDLKAARSIPAGAEPGEKGSARKAGPAKEQEPMPTVDSHEPRLGPRPRSHNKVLNPPGGKSSISFY; the protein is encoded by the exons GGCCATGAAGCCCCCAGGAGGAGAATCGAGCAATCTTTTTGGAAGTCCAGAAGAAGCTACTCCTTCCAGCAGGCCTAATAGGATGGCATCTAATATTTTTGGACCAACAGAAGAACCTCAGAACATACCCAAGAGGACAAATCCCCCAG GGGGTAAAGGAAGTGGTATCTTTGACGAATCAACCCCCGTGCAGACTCGACAGCACCTGAACCCACCTGGAGGGAAGACCAGCGACATTTTTGGGTCTCCGGTCACTGCCACTTCACGCTTGGCACACCCAAACAAACCCAAG GATCATGTTTTCTTATGTGAAGGAGAAGAACCAAAATCGGATCTTAAAG CTGCAAGGAGCATCCCGGCTGGAGCAGAGCCAGGTGAGAAAGGCAGCGCCAGAAAAGCAGGCCCCGCCAAGGAGCAGGAGCCCATGCCCACAGTCGACAGCCATGAGCCCCGGCTGGGGCCGCGGCCTCGCTCTCACAACAAGGTCCTGAACCCACCGGGAGGCAAATCCAGCATCTCCTTCTACTAA
- the JPT2 gene encoding jupiter microtubule associated homolog 2 isoform 6 (isoform 6 is encoded by transcript variant 6), which produces MFQVPDSEGGRAGSRAMKPPGGESSNLFGSPEEATPSSRPNRMASNIFGPTEEPQNIPKRTNPPGGKGSGIFDESTPVQTRQHLNPPGGKTSDIFGSPVTATSRLAHPNKPKDHVFLCEGEEPKSDLKAARSIPAGAEPGIMWIQGKLLRL; this is translated from the exons GGCCATGAAGCCCCCAGGAGGAGAATCGAGCAATCTTTTTGGAAGTCCAGAAGAAGCTACTCCTTCCAGCAGGCCTAATAGGATGGCATCTAATATTTTTGGACCAACAGAAGAACCTCAGAACATACCCAAGAGGACAAATCCCCCAG GGGGTAAAGGAAGTGGTATCTTTGACGAATCAACCCCCGTGCAGACTCGACAGCACCTGAACCCACCTGGAGGGAAGACCAGCGACATTTTTGGGTCTCCGGTCACTGCCACTTCACGCTTGGCACACCCAAACAAACCCAAG GATCATGTTTTCTTATGTGAAGGAGAAGAACCAAAATCGGATCTTAAAG CTGCAAGGAGCATCCCGGCTGGAGCAGAGCCAG GCATTATGTGGATTCAGGGTAAACTTCTCAGACTGTGA
- the JPT2 gene encoding jupiter microtubule associated homolog 2 isoform 4 (isoform 4 is encoded by transcript variant 4), with protein sequence MFQVPDSEGGRAGSRAMKPPGGESSNLFGSPEEATPSSRPNRMASNIFGPTEEPQNIPKRTNPPGGKGSGIFDESTPVQTRQHLNPPGGKTSDIFGSPVTATSRLAHPNKPKDHVFLCEGEEPKSDLKAARSIPAGAEPGEKGSARKAGPAKEQEPMPTVDSHEPRLGPRPRSHNKVLNPPGGKSSISFY encoded by the exons GGCCATGAAGCCCCCAGGAGGAGAATCGAGCAATCTTTTTGGAAGTCCAGAAGAAGCTACTCCTTCCAGCAGGCCTAATAGGATGGCATCTAATATTTTTGGACCAACAGAAGAACCTCAGAACATACCCAAGAGGACAAATCCCCCAG GGGGTAAAGGAAGTGGTATCTTTGACGAATCAACCCCCGTGCAGACTCGACAGCACCTGAACCCACCTGGAGGGAAGACCAGCGACATTTTTGGGTCTCCGGTCACTGCCACTTCACGCTTGGCACACCCAAACAAACCCAAG GATCATGTTTTCTTATGTGAAGGAGAAGAACCAAAATCGGATCTTAAAG CTGCAAGGAGCATCCCGGCTGGAGCAGAGCCAGGTGAGAAAGGCAGCGCCAGAAAAGCAGGCCCCGCCAAGGAGCAGGAGCCCATGCCCACAGTCGACAGCCATGAGCCCCGGCTGGGGCCGCGGCCTCGCTCTCACAACAAGGTCCTGAACCCACCGGGAGGCAAATCCAGCATCTCCTTCTACTAA
- the JPT2 gene encoding jupiter microtubule associated homolog 2 isoform 3 (isoform 3 is encoded by transcript variant 3): MFQVPDSEGGRAGSRAMKPPGGESSNLFGSPEEATPSSRPNRMASNIFGPTEEPQNIPKRTNPPGGKGSGIFDESTPVQTRQHLNPPGGKTSDIFGSPVTATSRLAHPNKPKDHVFLCEGEEPKSDLKAARSIPAGAEPEKSQLFRYTKEEEELWRPPSTKLYRTSGSNSQTSFQKRLETLGQEMKEFSSKVTPVQFPELCSLS, from the exons GGCCATGAAGCCCCCAGGAGGAGAATCGAGCAATCTTTTTGGAAGTCCAGAAGAAGCTACTCCTTCCAGCAGGCCTAATAGGATGGCATCTAATATTTTTGGACCAACAGAAGAACCTCAGAACATACCCAAGAGGACAAATCCCCCAG GGGGTAAAGGAAGTGGTATCTTTGACGAATCAACCCCCGTGCAGACTCGACAGCACCTGAACCCACCTGGAGGGAAGACCAGCGACATTTTTGGGTCTCCGGTCACTGCCACTTCACGCTTGGCACACCCAAACAAACCCAAG GATCATGTTTTCTTATGTGAAGGAGAAGAACCAAAATCGGATCTTAAAG CTGCAAGGAGCATCCCGGCTGGAGCAGAGCCAG AAAAAAGTCAATTGTTCAGGTACACCAAAGAGGAAGAAGAGCTGTGGAGGCCACCCTCTACAAAGCTTTATAGAACTTCTGGATCTAACTCACAAACAAGCTTCCAGAAGAGACTAGAGACCTTAGGCCAGGAGATGAAGGAGTTCAGTAGCAAAGTCACACCTGTCCAATTCCCTGAGCTTTGCTCACTCAGCTAA